CAACTGCACCCTGAGCCTCAACCCGCTGGCGCTCAGCGACGGGGGCGCCTACTCCTTTGAGTTCCAGTCCCAGAGCCAAAGCTGGAGAAGCCCCCGAGCCGTGTGCCTCATGGTGTCAGGTAATCCCCGGCTCCTCTTGCAGAAACGTTTCACCAACAACCCAGCCTGGCCCCGTGTGGCGTTATGTGTGGCTGCTCCCCAgatgccctgccccagaggtggctacacCTCAGCGCCCATCGAGCCATCCCCAAGGATGGTTGCTGTAAACCTCTCATAACATTTCACTCAAATCAAATGACCACATTCTGCAAAGCTGTGAATAAACAGCGGAGTCTGATGGTTAGAGGAAGCCTAaactggagtcaggactcctgggtcctctcccagctctgggaggggagtgggatctagtggtcacagcagggggggctgggagccaggactcctgggttctctcccagctctgggaggggagcctgGTACAGGTCACACCCCC
Above is a window of Chrysemys picta bellii isolate R12L10 chromosome 20, ASM1138683v2, whole genome shotgun sequence DNA encoding:
- the LOC135976853 gene encoding B-cell receptor CD22-like, encoding MEALLLLALSILTGAGSQDWGVTLPADPLAGWSGSCVTIPCSYTYPEGQLVKAVTWSRNKETIVQLRTAAGQGYDKAERAQFLGDLQHNCTLSLNPLALSDGGAYSFEFQSQSQSWRSPRAVCLMVSGNPRLLLQKRFTNNPAWPRVALCVAAPQMPCPRGGYTSAPIEPSPRMVAVNLS